The Amycolatopsis sp. DG1A-15b genome window below encodes:
- a CDS encoding sigma-70 family RNA polymerase sigma factor, with the protein MGRHTRALRSIGDHDAVVEPGDGHDDLAKALYQEFGGSLMAFALRLTGHDRQWAEDVVQETLIKAWRNADKLDRQPEMLRAWLFTVARRTVIDGWRSRSVRPQELEEIESDAIAVSDESDRTLAAMIVYEALQGLSPEQREAIQQTYLRDRTVNEVAATLGVPPGTVKSRIHHAVRALRRALRERG; encoded by the coding sequence GTGGGACGGCACACCCGAGCGCTGAGATCCATCGGAGATCATGATGCCGTCGTCGAGCCCGGCGACGGCCACGACGATCTGGCGAAGGCGCTTTACCAGGAGTTCGGCGGGTCCCTGATGGCGTTCGCGCTGCGGCTGACCGGCCACGACCGGCAGTGGGCCGAAGACGTCGTGCAGGAGACCCTGATCAAGGCGTGGCGGAACGCCGACAAGCTCGACCGCCAGCCGGAGATGCTGCGTGCCTGGTTGTTCACGGTGGCCCGGCGTACCGTCATCGACGGCTGGCGCAGCCGCAGTGTCCGGCCCCAGGAGCTCGAGGAGATCGAATCCGACGCGATCGCGGTGTCCGACGAATCGGACCGGACGCTCGCCGCGATGATCGTTTACGAGGCGCTGCAGGGCCTTTCGCCCGAGCAGCGGGAGGCCATCCAGCAGACCTACCTGCGCGATCGGACCGTGAACGAGGTCGCGGCGACCCTCGGCGTGCCCCCGGGCACCGTCAAATCCCGCATCCACCACGCCGTCCGCGCGCTGCGCCGGGCCTTGCGCGAGCGGGGGTGA
- a CDS encoding zf-HC2 domain-containing protein, which yields MAGSAHTDVAAYVLGVLSEAENTQFEAHLMNCPHCQLDLIELYQLPDVLDLVKRSWPEPPMPAPSPRTLSPGPRVLRGLMEEAAVKRRRRRRIGILAGAAAAAAVIAGPLVTLAVRPADAVPPASLAAPSNKQPPPATSVPATSTPPAAGAQGQPGGGQTYGRGSGGSAVSALVTVSPVEWGSRVELELRGIVGPVKCQLVAVPATGAERVVSSWSVPPKGFGIPGSPEPLRLQGSVSLAMDQINRFEVRGEDGTVLVVVQR from the coding sequence GTGGCCGGATCCGCACACACCGACGTCGCCGCCTACGTGCTCGGCGTCCTCAGCGAAGCCGAGAACACCCAGTTCGAAGCCCACCTGATGAACTGCCCGCACTGCCAGCTCGACCTGATCGAGCTCTACCAGCTGCCGGACGTCCTCGACCTGGTCAAGCGCAGCTGGCCGGAGCCCCCGATGCCCGCGCCCAGCCCGCGCACCCTCTCGCCGGGTCCCCGGGTGCTGCGCGGCCTCATGGAAGAGGCCGCCGTCAAGCGCCGCCGCCGTCGCCGGATCGGCATCCTCGCCGGGGCCGCGGCCGCGGCGGCCGTGATCGCCGGCCCGCTGGTGACCCTCGCGGTCCGGCCGGCCGACGCCGTCCCACCCGCTTCGCTGGCCGCTCCGAGCAACAAGCAGCCGCCGCCGGCCACCAGCGTCCCGGCGACGTCCACCCCGCCGGCCGCGGGCGCCCAGGGCCAGCCCGGCGGCGGCCAGACCTACGGCCGCGGCAGCGGCGGGTCCGCCGTCAGCGCCCTGGTCACCGTTTCGCCGGTGGAGTGGGGCAGCCGCGTCGAGCTCGAGCTGCGCGGGATCGTCGGACCGGTGAAGTGCCAGCTGGTCGCCGTCCCGGCGACCGGTGCCGAGCGCGTCGTCTCCAGCTGGTCGGTGCCGCCCAAGGGGTTCGGCATCCCCGGCTCGCCCGAGCCGTTGCGGCTGCAGGGCTCGGTCTCCCTGGCGATGGACCAGATCAACCGGTTCGAGGTGCGCGGCGAAGACGGCACCGTCCTCGTCGTCGTCCAGCGCTGA